The following proteins come from a genomic window of Saccharicrinis carchari:
- the narJ gene encoding nitrate reductase molybdenum cofactor assembly chaperone has product MTNLNHYTALAQIFSYPSSDRRNAIQDWQKIVAHRVPEMAPKLEAFVEHVENKTIASQQEYYIATFDVQAMCYLDIGYVLYGEDYNRGVFLVNMKQEQKNADNDCGHELPDHLPNMLTLLPKLKDEVFAEELVYSVMIPALEKMIDSFRSDDNVYKGMLQTLLKIMEHDYPESEFERFNFSTQQKAKSFECLAKCGKG; this is encoded by the coding sequence ATGACAAACCTAAACCACTATACGGCTTTGGCCCAAATATTCAGCTATCCTAGCTCCGACAGGAGGAATGCTATACAGGATTGGCAAAAGATTGTGGCGCATCGCGTTCCGGAAATGGCACCAAAGCTCGAAGCATTTGTGGAGCACGTTGAGAACAAAACAATCGCCTCCCAACAAGAGTATTATATCGCTACTTTTGATGTGCAGGCCATGTGTTATTTGGATATTGGCTATGTGCTTTATGGTGAAGATTATAACCGGGGCGTTTTTTTGGTGAACATGAAGCAGGAACAAAAAAATGCCGACAACGATTGTGGGCACGAGCTCCCCGACCATTTGCCCAACATGCTTACGCTGCTGCCAAAACTAAAAGACGAGGTATTTGCCGAAGAACTGGTTTATTCGGTGATGATACCCGCTTTGGAAAAAATGATAGACTCCTTTCGTTCAGACGACAATGTGTATAAAGGAATGCTCCAAACCTTATTAAAAATAATGGAGCATGACTATCCCGAATCGGAGTTTGAACGATTTAATTTTAGCACTCAGCAAAAAGCAAAGAGTTTTGAATGTTTGGCCAAGTGTGGAAAAGGATAG
- the narI gene encoding respiratory nitrate reductase subunit gamma, with translation MNGIFFFIVLPYMAILSLLVGSIYRYRYYGFQVSSLSSQFLESKQLYFGSRPFHWGIIFLFFGHLIAFLLPHSVLAWNEVPVRMYILEITAFAFGLIVLFSLVMLIIRRFKTKRLHVVTTRMDIFVYLILLVQVVTGLWTAFFFRWGSSWFALVLTPYLKSIFVFNPDAAAVTQLPLMVQIHIISAFVLVGMIPFTRFMHFLVYPFEYLWRPYQLVVWNFKKKREVK, from the coding sequence ATGAACGGAATATTCTTTTTTATCGTGCTGCCATATATGGCTATCCTTTCGTTGTTGGTGGGAAGTATTTACAGATACCGTTATTATGGCTTTCAGGTTTCGTCGCTTTCGAGCCAGTTTTTGGAGAGCAAGCAACTGTATTTTGGGAGCAGGCCTTTTCACTGGGGTATTATTTTCCTTTTCTTTGGGCATTTGATCGCTTTTTTATTGCCCCATTCGGTACTGGCATGGAACGAGGTCCCTGTACGTATGTATATCCTCGAAATAACGGCCTTTGCTTTTGGCCTTATTGTATTATTTAGCCTTGTGATGCTTATTATCCGCAGGTTTAAAACCAAGAGACTGCATGTTGTAACCACGCGTATGGATATTTTTGTTTACCTCATTCTGTTGGTTCAGGTTGTGACCGGTTTGTGGACCGCCTTTTTCTTCCGATGGGGCTCGTCGTGGTTTGCCCTGGTGCTGACGCCCTATCTAAAATCTATTTTCGTGTTCAATCCCGATGCAGCGGCAGTAACACAGCTTCCGCTAATGGTGCAGATACACATTATTTCGGCTTTTGTGCTGGTGGGCATGATACCGTTTACCCGCTTTATGCACTTTTTGGTGTATCCCTTCGAATACCTGTGGCGGCCCTATCAGCTGGTGGTATGGAATTTTAAAAAAAAGAGAGAGGTGAAATGA
- a CDS encoding nitrate reductase subunit alpha: MSWIKDMISPKARNWEEFYRNRWQHDKIVRSTHGVNCTGGCSWNIHVKDGIVVWESQALDYPLLENSLPHYEPRGCQRGISFSWYLYSPVRVKYPMVRGALIDMFREEKEKAGDAMEAWKNIQQNPEKRKRYQKARGKGGFRRISWDEALEVIGVANIYTAKKYGPDRVVGFSPIPAMSMMSFAAGSRFLQLFGGVHLSFYDWYCDLPNSFPEIWGEQTDVGESADWYNAKFVAVMGANLGMTRTPDVHFFSESRHNGTKTVVFSPDFSMVAKYADQWVPLHAGQDGAFWMAVTHVILKEAHHENQVPYFIEYTKKYTDSPYLVELKQEDGNYTPGKLLRANRIDKYADIENGDWKFLNIDADTDEFICPPGSSGHRWQDKKGSWNLRYKDGETGEGYNPLLTLIDKNDEVLQVEFTHFEQNKKVKRGVPVRYLKTKKGKVAYTTVYDLIMGQYGVARGMAGDYPEDFTDTDRAYTPGWQEIFTGISGGTVLQFAREWCRTAEATRGKCMVIIGAGINHWYHSNLMYRAATMSLMLTGCIGVNGGGMNHYVGQEKLAPVDSWSAIMSGKDWKNPPRFQQSPIWHYMHSNQWRYDGNQADYNSVPKNDFSSQHSADLIAKSVRNGWMPFFPQYNKNTFDIAEEAKKAGATGDKGIQDYIIGQLKSGELKYSVNNPDAEENFPRVWYIWRGNALMSSAKGHEYFLKHYLGTHHNEIADEVAKEFVKEIEWKEEAPQGKMDLVVDLNFRMDTSALYSDIVLPAASWYEKADLNSTDMHSFIHPLAAAIPPVWESKTDWEIFREIARVTSEVAKVHLPGSTLDIVNVPINHDSRGEIAQTEIKDWMAGECEPVPGKTMHNIVRVERDYTQLYNKFTSLGDNVRNGLGAHGTSFNCEDYYDQLLANKPHVNTIGDRSYPSIKEDVQAIDAVLRLSSLTNGKLSERAYEAMEKNTGLNLSKLRPRNDESNCTYNDLLAQPRRLLNSPIWSGLMENGRAYSAYSLNIEHLVPWRTLTGRQHFYLDHDGYISFGEHLPTYKPSPRPEMYGDLRKTIKEGRAKLLNVLTPHGKWHIHSTYGDTLRMLTLSRGMEPCWLNEKDAEDLGVKDNDWVEVLNDNGVYCTRACVSSRIPPGICIVYHSPERTYSVPKSPSRGNRRAGGHNSLTRVHLKPNLLVGGYGQFTFGMNYWGPVGVNRDTFIYVQKMDEVKF, encoded by the coding sequence ATGAGTTGGATCAAAGATATGATTTCGCCTAAAGCCCGCAATTGGGAAGAGTTTTATCGGAACCGCTGGCAGCACGACAAAATTGTGCGCAGTACCCATGGGGTAAACTGTACAGGCGGTTGCAGCTGGAACATCCATGTAAAGGACGGTATCGTGGTTTGGGAATCGCAGGCGCTGGATTATCCTTTATTGGAGAATTCCCTTCCGCATTACGAGCCAAGGGGCTGTCAGCGCGGAATCTCTTTCTCATGGTATCTGTACAGTCCGGTGCGGGTGAAATATCCTATGGTAAGGGGTGCCTTGATAGATATGTTCCGGGAGGAAAAAGAAAAAGCCGGAGATGCTATGGAGGCCTGGAAGAACATTCAGCAAAATCCGGAGAAAAGAAAACGTTATCAGAAAGCTCGCGGCAAAGGAGGCTTTCGCCGCATCAGCTGGGACGAAGCGCTCGAAGTAATCGGCGTAGCCAATATTTATACCGCCAAAAAATACGGGCCCGACCGGGTGGTGGGTTTCTCCCCCATCCCGGCCATGTCGATGATGAGCTTTGCCGCGGGTTCAAGATTCCTGCAGCTCTTTGGCGGGGTACACCTGAGCTTTTACGACTGGTATTGCGACCTGCCCAATTCCTTCCCCGAGATATGGGGCGAACAGACCGATGTGGGCGAAAGTGCCGACTGGTACAACGCCAAGTTTGTGGCGGTAATGGGTGCCAACCTGGGCATGACGCGTACGCCCGACGTACATTTTTTTTCAGAGTCGCGGCACAACGGCACCAAAACGGTGGTTTTTTCGCCCGACTTTAGTATGGTGGCCAAATATGCCGATCAGTGGGTGCCGCTCCATGCCGGACAGGACGGCGCGTTTTGGATGGCCGTAACCCACGTTATCCTGAAAGAGGCGCATCACGAAAATCAAGTGCCCTATTTTATCGAATACACAAAAAAATATACCGACTCCCCTTATTTGGTAGAGCTTAAGCAAGAGGATGGGAATTATACACCGGGCAAGTTGCTCAGGGCCAATCGTATTGACAAGTATGCCGATATAGAAAACGGCGATTGGAAATTTTTAAATATCGATGCAGATACAGACGAGTTTATTTGCCCGCCCGGAAGTTCGGGGCACCGCTGGCAGGATAAGAAAGGGAGTTGGAACCTCCGTTATAAGGATGGCGAAACAGGTGAAGGTTATAATCCGCTGCTGACCCTGATCGACAAGAACGATGAAGTTTTGCAAGTGGAGTTTACCCATTTTGAGCAAAATAAAAAAGTAAAAAGAGGGGTGCCCGTCCGTTATCTCAAAACCAAAAAAGGGAAGGTAGCTTACACCACTGTTTACGACTTGATTATGGGGCAGTATGGAGTGGCACGGGGTATGGCAGGGGATTATCCCGAAGATTTTACAGATACCGATAGGGCTTACACCCCGGGCTGGCAGGAAATATTCACCGGAATAAGCGGTGGAACCGTGCTTCAGTTTGCCCGGGAGTGGTGCCGCACCGCAGAAGCCACCAGGGGCAAGTGCATGGTGATAATAGGCGCGGGAATCAACCACTGGTACCACAGTAATTTAATGTATCGGGCTGCCACCATGTCGCTGATGCTTACCGGCTGCATAGGCGTTAACGGCGGCGGCATGAACCATTATGTGGGACAGGAAAAACTGGCTCCCGTTGATTCGTGGAGCGCTATCATGTCGGGCAAAGACTGGAAAAATCCGCCACGTTTTCAGCAGTCGCCCATATGGCACTATATGCACTCCAACCAATGGCGCTACGATGGCAACCAGGCCGATTACAACAGCGTGCCCAAGAACGACTTCTCGTCGCAACACTCCGCCGACCTCATCGCCAAATCGGTGCGCAACGGGTGGATGCCGTTTTTTCCGCAGTACAATAAAAACACCTTCGACATTGCCGAAGAAGCTAAAAAAGCTGGTGCTACCGGCGATAAGGGGATTCAGGATTATATCATTGGTCAACTCAAATCGGGCGAACTCAAATATTCGGTTAACAACCCCGATGCCGAGGAAAACTTTCCACGGGTGTGGTATATCTGGCGGGGCAATGCCCTGATGTCGAGTGCCAAGGGGCATGAGTATTTCCTGAAACATTATTTGGGTACCCATCATAACGAGATTGCCGATGAGGTGGCCAAAGAATTTGTAAAGGAGATAGAATGGAAGGAAGAAGCACCGCAAGGCAAGATGGACCTGGTGGTAGATTTGAATTTCAGGATGGATACCTCCGCCCTGTATTCGGATATCGTGCTGCCAGCAGCCTCGTGGTACGAAAAGGCCGACCTGAACAGCACCGACATGCACTCCTTTATTCATCCCCTTGCGGCGGCTATCCCACCTGTTTGGGAATCAAAGACCGACTGGGAGATATTCCGCGAGATAGCCCGTGTTACCAGCGAAGTGGCCAAGGTACACCTACCCGGAAGTACGCTTGATATCGTTAACGTACCCATTAATCACGACTCGCGCGGTGAGATTGCACAAACCGAAATTAAGGACTGGATGGCCGGGGAATGCGAACCGGTACCCGGCAAAACCATGCACAATATCGTAAGGGTTGAAAGGGATTACACGCAGTTATATAACAAATTTACAAGCCTGGGCGATAATGTGAGAAACGGTTTGGGGGCACATGGCACCTCTTTTAACTGTGAGGATTATTACGACCAACTGCTGGCCAACAAGCCGCACGTTAATACGATTGGGGACAGAAGCTACCCCTCCATTAAAGAAGATGTGCAGGCTATTGATGCTGTGCTGCGCCTGTCGTCGTTAACCAACGGTAAGCTGAGCGAACGGGCGTACGAGGCCATGGAGAAGAATACCGGCCTGAATTTAAGTAAGCTACGACCAAGAAACGATGAATCAAATTGTACCTATAATGATCTGCTGGCACAACCACGCCGCTTGCTCAACTCGCCAATATGGTCGGGGCTGATGGAAAACGGCAGGGCCTACTCGGCATATAGCCTAAACATTGAACATCTTGTTCCGTGGCGCACACTCACCGGGCGACAGCATTTTTATCTCGATCACGACGGTTATATCTCCTTTGGCGAACATCTGCCCACCTACAAACCCTCGCCGCGGCCCGAAATGTACGGCGATCTGCGAAAAACGATTAAAGAGGGCAGGGCCAAGCTCCTTAACGTACTCACGCCCCACGGCAAATGGCATATCCACTCTACCTACGGCGACACGCTGCGGATGCTCACCCTGAGCAGGGGGATGGAGCCTTGCTGGCTGAACGAAAAGGATGCCGAAGACCTGGGCGTTAAAGATAACGACTGGGTAGAGGTGCTGAACGATAACGGCGTGTATTGTACCCGCGCCTGCGTGAGTTCGCGCATACCGCCGGGGATATGTATTGTGTACCACTCGCCCGAGCGTACCTATTCGGTGCCCAAGTCGCCCAGCCGGGGCAACAGGAGGGCCGGGGGCCATAACAGTTTAACAAGGGTACACCTTAAACCCAACCTGCTGGTGGGCGGTTACGGACAGTTCACCTTTGGTATGAATTACTGGGGCCCCGTAGGCGTTAACCGCGATACCTTTATATATGTACAGAAAATGGATGAAGTCAAATTTTAA
- a CDS encoding cytochrome c yields the protein MIKSSLSLTVFLLLAFIVSVLQAQNSGEEHYKATCAACHTIGKGRLVGPDLSGVYERRDTDWLIPFIRSSQKMVKDGDPIAVALHNEYNKVPMPDNNLNDAQIMNIIDYIRQVDSGEARELAGGDQATDSTKQIVTTASDTALISYSNELIKKGEALFLGHEKFTNGASACIACHSVRYEAILGGGKLSLNLTESYTRLGPAGIKAILSNPPYPVMNVALRHNKLSDDEIESLVAMLYEIDKRYGQSPVKSSSGLMFSIFGFVLAMIFLVHIYLLYDNRQVPSYPK from the coding sequence ATGATAAAAAGCTCTTTATCACTTACCGTATTTCTGCTGTTAGCTTTTATTGTATCCGTTTTGCAAGCGCAAAACAGCGGAGAAGAACATTATAAAGCCACGTGTGCTGCCTGCCACACCATTGGTAAAGGACGGTTGGTGGGGCCTGACTTAAGTGGAGTGTACGAACGGCGGGACACCGACTGGCTGATACCCTTTATCCGTTCGTCGCAAAAAATGGTAAAAGATGGCGACCCAATAGCTGTAGCCCTTCACAATGAATACAATAAGGTGCCCATGCCCGATAATAATTTGAATGATGCTCAAATAATGAACATCATCGATTATATCCGTCAAGTTGATTCGGGGGAAGCAAGAGAATTGGCTGGTGGCGATCAAGCTACTGACAGCACAAAACAAATAGTCACAACTGCCAGCGACACGGCTCTTATCAGTTACTCCAATGAATTGATAAAAAAAGGAGAAGCTTTATTTTTAGGTCACGAAAAATTCACCAACGGAGCCTCTGCTTGCATTGCCTGCCATAGTGTACGTTACGAAGCGATACTAGGTGGTGGAAAATTAAGCCTGAACCTTACCGAGTCCTATACCCGCCTCGGTCCTGCCGGTATCAAAGCCATCCTATCCAATCCTCCTTACCCCGTTATGAATGTTGCTTTGCGCCACAACAAACTGTCCGACGACGAAATAGAATCACTTGTTGCAATGCTTTATGAAATAGATAAGCGCTATGGTCAGAGCCCCGTAAAGTCAAGCTCCGGATTAATGTTCTCTATTTTTGGATTTGTGTTGGCCATGATATTTCTGGTTCACATCTACTTGCTGTACGACAACCGTCAAGTACCGTCATATCCTAAATAA
- a CDS encoding MFS transporter translates to MKIKGNSKRGLTGTTMGFFFGFAAVALYGPTAIKFKEAMDLTPLMLGLLIAIPALSGSLLRIPFGAWVDTTGGKKPFFILMLLSVIGLGGVTLLLATNYPHGLEGLYPLILVFGFLSGCGIATFSVGIGQTSYWFPRNKQGLALGTFAGIGNLAPGIFSVVLPIYLSYYGFISAYFAWFLFLLLGTLLYGLLAVDAYYFQYRRKGMSGEHAKEKAAQKGQEMFPLGGVKDSLINSAKIKNTWALVALYFTTFGGFLALTAWFPTYWGIYQEFEPIKAGLFTAIFSIFASAIRIPGGSIADKLGGEKVAMLSMVAILLASSILSFGHSITISMIAVLLLASGMGIANAAVFKLVPVYVPKAVGGAAGWIGGLGAFGGFALPPIMGAIVEGYGHIGYARGFVAFVVLAAINLFIIYLLLKNKAKADSVLKMA, encoded by the coding sequence ATGAAAATTAAAGGAAACAGTAAAAGAGGACTAACGGGAACCACCATGGGTTTCTTTTTTGGTTTTGCCGCTGTGGCACTTTACGGACCTACCGCCATTAAGTTTAAAGAAGCGATGGATTTAACGCCCCTGATGCTGGGGCTGCTCATTGCCATACCGGCACTATCGGGTTCGTTGTTGCGTATTCCTTTTGGAGCCTGGGTGGATACTACGGGAGGTAAAAAACCTTTTTTTATCCTCATGTTACTTAGTGTGATAGGGTTGGGTGGTGTAACCCTACTTTTGGCCACCAACTACCCCCATGGTTTGGAGGGTTTGTATCCGCTTATTTTGGTTTTTGGTTTTTTGAGTGGATGTGGCATCGCTACTTTTTCAGTAGGTATAGGGCAAACCTCGTACTGGTTTCCTCGTAATAAGCAGGGTTTGGCTTTGGGTACTTTTGCCGGTATAGGAAATCTGGCTCCCGGTATTTTTTCCGTGGTACTTCCTATTTATTTAAGCTATTATGGTTTTATTTCGGCCTACTTTGCCTGGTTTCTGTTTTTGTTGCTGGGTACACTACTTTATGGTTTACTCGCTGTGGATGCCTATTATTTTCAATACCGCAGAAAAGGAATGTCCGGTGAACATGCAAAAGAAAAAGCTGCACAAAAAGGTCAGGAAATGTTTCCTTTAGGAGGTGTTAAGGACAGCCTGATTAATTCGGCGAAAATTAAAAATACCTGGGCATTGGTTGCACTGTATTTTACAACCTTTGGTGGCTTTTTGGCGTTAACAGCTTGGTTTCCTACCTATTGGGGCATTTATCAAGAGTTTGAACCTATAAAAGCCGGTTTGTTTACCGCTATCTTCTCCATCTTTGCTTCTGCCATCCGTATTCCCGGCGGTTCTATTGCAGATAAGCTTGGCGGCGAAAAAGTTGCAATGCTATCTATGGTTGCCATACTGCTTGCCTCATCCATCTTATCATTTGGCCATTCCATTACCATAAGCATGATTGCCGTTTTATTACTTGCATCAGGGATGGGCATAGCCAATGCGGCTGTATTTAAACTTGTTCCGGTTTATGTGCCTAAAGCCGTTGGAGGTGCCGCAGGATGGATTGGTGGATTGGGCGCTTTTGGCGGTTTTGCCCTACCCCCCATAATGGGTGCTATTGTAGAAGGATACGGCCATATTGGTTATGCACGGGGCTTTGTGGCTTTTGTGGTATTGGCCGCAATCAATTTGTTCATCATTTACCTACTGCTTAAAAACAAGGCTAAGGCCGATAGCGTTTTAAAAATGGCTTAA
- the mobA gene encoding molybdenum cofactor guanylyltransferase — translation MISKADITGIVLAGGQSRRMGFNKAEASLNGESMLTRMIEKLSALTPNLLLSTGSSTYPNIHWPQIPDEYINCGPLGGIYSAIKASTTPLNIVVSCDMPLISSSLLLQLVGQAMENDAMITVPVDADNQLQLLCAVYHKNILPLIEKQIKQKSLKLKMMASLASVNKVHINIHHPLYSPHTFTNVNTPGTLKTMRELWQKDR, via the coding sequence ATGATTTCAAAGGCAGATATAACGGGTATTGTTTTGGCAGGAGGACAAAGCCGACGCATGGGATTTAACAAAGCAGAAGCAAGTTTAAATGGGGAATCTATGCTTACACGGATGATCGAAAAGCTATCTGCCTTAACGCCCAACCTATTATTGAGCACCGGTAGCAGTACCTATCCTAACATTCATTGGCCGCAGATACCCGACGAATATATCAACTGCGGCCCTTTGGGAGGTATATACTCGGCAATAAAAGCCTCTACCACCCCCTTAAATATCGTAGTATCATGCGACATGCCCCTCATTTCGTCCTCCTTATTACTACAACTCGTGGGGCAAGCGATGGAAAATGATGCTATGATTACAGTACCTGTTGACGCGGATAATCAGCTTCAGCTACTGTGCGCGGTGTATCATAAAAACATACTTCCACTGATAGAAAAGCAGATAAAACAAAAGAGTTTAAAATTGAAAATGATGGCCTCCTTGGCTTCAGTAAACAAAGTCCATATCAATATACATCATCCGCTTTACAGCCCTCATACGTTTACCAACGTAAACACCCCCGGAACACTAAAAACAATGCGCGAGTTATGGCAAAAGGATCGATAA
- a CDS encoding nucleoside-triphosphatase, with protein MKPIFIIAGEKGSGKTSFLLQLINLLETKRRIVAGFVSAHDLKSDIYSIKNIQTHQKVNLMERVDSFHQRPHHFKLFTNAVEVGNNWINTLLKTPPHIGIIDEIGSYELMEELWAKSFTQLIKSPLPIIFTCKKKHLKAILEKWNIEPKAVFYPHDFNDPLKAFKQIDGLW; from the coding sequence ATGAAGCCCATATTTATAATTGCCGGCGAAAAAGGGAGTGGCAAAACAAGTTTTTTGCTCCAGCTTATCAACTTACTGGAAACCAAACGTAGGATTGTTGCAGGTTTTGTGTCGGCACACGATCTGAAAAGCGATATCTATTCCATAAAAAATATACAGACCCATCAGAAAGTAAACTTAATGGAGCGTGTGGACTCTTTCCATCAGAGACCACATCACTTTAAGCTATTTACTAATGCTGTAGAAGTTGGCAATAACTGGATTAATACGCTTCTTAAAACCCCACCCCACATTGGAATTATTGATGAAATAGGCAGCTACGAACTTATGGAGGAGCTCTGGGCCAAAAGTTTTACGCAACTTATTAAGTCTCCTCTACCGATAATATTTACGTGTAAAAAAAAGCATCTTAAGGCAATACTTGAAAAATGGAATATCGAGCCGAAGGCAGTTTTTTATCCCCATGATTTTAACGATCCCCTAAAAGCCTTTAAACAGATAGATGGTTTATGGTGA
- a CDS encoding right-handed parallel beta-helix repeat-containing protein has translation MKTLFTIIIVLFLFASSEAKVVYLNNELSAPVISENLYTNWADAYAAVSAGDTIYVYGSNFDHGHVSISKRLTIIGPGYFLDENLETQVEKKMALFNSISLETGSDGSVFMGVSLTSNVYGIKFNNIVENITIAKCYISNISFTIYNEYVYNNIIIKGCYFYSRLDANNNYNGVLSNLVFANNIINGSFSVNEGSSGIISNNIFLHNTLNFGTSSSFEIYNNIFLNTNTNNFTIQPLPDAAVHHNISLTGAFGNDNNNFIAPLSTLFNTDENASTDAKYQLSQNSPAKGAGSNGSDIGAFGGPVPYRLSGLPNLPNIYELSTTGLVSGDVLPVHIKIKQ, from the coding sequence ATGAAAACACTTTTTACTATTATTATCGTATTATTTTTATTTGCTTCCAGCGAGGCAAAGGTTGTTTACCTGAACAATGAACTCTCCGCACCGGTTATTTCCGAGAATTTATACACCAACTGGGCTGATGCTTATGCCGCTGTTTCTGCCGGCGATACCATTTATGTGTATGGTTCTAACTTTGACCATGGACATGTTAGCATTTCTAAAAGATTAACCATAATTGGTCCAGGTTACTTTTTAGATGAGAACCTCGAAACTCAAGTAGAAAAAAAAATGGCGCTTTTTAATTCGATTTCTCTTGAAACCGGCTCGGATGGTTCTGTATTTATGGGAGTTTCGTTAACAAGCAATGTATATGGTATAAAATTTAATAATATTGTAGAGAATATAACTATAGCAAAATGTTATATCTCTAATATAAGTTTTACAATATACAATGAATATGTTTATAATAACATCATCATAAAAGGATGTTACTTCTATTCTCGATTAGATGCAAATAATAACTACAACGGAGTTTTATCGAATTTGGTTTTTGCTAATAATATTATTAATGGAAGTTTTAGCGTAAATGAAGGATCATCGGGAATAATTTCCAATAATATATTTTTACATAATACATTAAATTTTGGAACATCATCCTCGTTTGAGATTTACAACAATATTTTTCTAAATACCAACACCAATAACTTTACTATCCAACCGCTCCCCGATGCCGCGGTGCATCATAACATCTCCCTGACTGGTGCTTTCGGAAACGACAACAACAACTTTATCGCACCGCTGAGCACACTTTTCAATACCGACGAGAATGCATCTACCGATGCCAAATACCAGTTGTCCCAAAACAGTCCGGCTAAAGGAGCGGGCAGTAATGGTTCAGATATCGGTGCCTTTGGCGGTCCTGTTCCGTATCGCTTATCGGGCTTGCCCAACCTGCCCAATATTTATGAGCTCTCTACCACCGGCCTGGTTTCCGGCGACGTATTGCCCGTTCATATAAAAATCAAACAATAA
- the narH gene encoding nitrate reductase subunit beta: MKNIKSQISIVFHLDKCIGCHTCSIACKNVWTDRKGAEYMWWNNVETKPGTGYPHKWEDQDAYKGGWEKKGDSVRLKGAGKAKGLKTLFHNTHLPTMDNYYEPWTYQYSKLLDAPEGDDQPTAEPISMITGEKITPKAGPNWDDDLGGSPEYARNDVNMKDLSPAEQETMFQLERMVMFYVPRICNHCLNPACVAACPSGAIYKRGEDGIVLVNQEVCRGWRMCVTACPYKKVYFNWHTGKSEKCILCYPRIETDQAPACMHSCVGRIRYLGVMLYDADRLEEMASCNEKDLQKKQLDIYLDPNDPEVIREAKECGIADSSIQAAQKSPVYKYVKEWGIALPLHPEFRTLPSLFYVPPLLPAMAQKNENDHYHTASSYLWEDMDNSRLPLQYLASLFSAGNTGTIRNVLKKLMSVRMHRRAVTVGDLDRNEVDKALLESGLTAEVADDIYRLTSLAKLRDRFVIPPAHREEAIEMLEETHERKGNTGFGFTKKPNRGL; encoded by the coding sequence ATGAAAAATATAAAATCTCAGATATCCATCGTGTTCCATCTCGATAAATGTATTGGCTGCCACACCTGCTCCATTGCCTGCAAAAACGTTTGGACCGACCGCAAAGGGGCCGAGTATATGTGGTGGAACAACGTAGAAACCAAGCCCGGCACCGGATACCCGCACAAGTGGGAAGATCAGGATGCCTACAAGGGCGGGTGGGAAAAGAAAGGGGACAGCGTACGGCTGAAAGGTGCTGGCAAGGCGAAGGGGCTTAAAACCTTGTTCCATAATACGCACCTGCCCACCATGGACAACTACTACGAGCCATGGACCTATCAGTACAGTAAGCTGCTGGATGCCCCCGAAGGCGACGACCAGCCGACTGCCGAGCCCATCTCGATGATTACCGGCGAAAAGATAACGCCCAAGGCGGGTCCCAACTGGGACGACGATCTGGGGGGCTCGCCCGAGTATGCCCGCAACGATGTGAACATGAAGGATCTGAGCCCTGCCGAACAAGAAACCATGTTCCAGTTGGAAAGGATGGTTATGTTTTATGTGCCGCGCATCTGCAACCATTGCCTCAATCCGGCCTGCGTGGCAGCCTGTCCGTCGGGCGCCATTTACAAAAGAGGTGAGGACGGCATCGTGTTGGTCAATCAGGAGGTTTGCCGTGGCTGGCGCATGTGCGTTACGGCCTGTCCCTACAAAAAAGTATATTTTAACTGGCACACGGGCAAATCTGAAAAATGTATCCTGTGCTATCCCCGCATCGAAACAGATCAGGCGCCGGCCTGCATGCACTCGTGCGTGGGGCGCATACGTTATCTGGGCGTGATGCTGTACGATGCCGACCGACTGGAGGAGATGGCCTCGTGCAACGAAAAAGACCTGCAAAAGAAACAGTTAGATATTTACCTGGATCCCAACGATCCGGAGGTGATACGCGAAGCCAAAGAATGCGGAATAGCTGACTCCAGCATTCAGGCAGCTCAAAAATCACCCGTTTATAAATACGTGAAAGAGTGGGGCATTGCACTGCCCTTGCACCCGGAGTTCCGTACCTTGCCCAGCTTGTTTTATGTTCCGCCACTACTTCCTGCCATGGCACAGAAGAACGAAAATGACCATTACCATACGGCCAGCTCCTACCTTTGGGAAGATATGGATAACTCGCGCCTCCCGTTACAATACCTGGCCAGCCTTTTTAGTGCGGGCAATACAGGAACCATCCGCAATGTGCTTAAAAAGCTGATGAGCGTGCGCATGCACCGCCGTGCCGTAACCGTGGGCGACCTGGATCGGAATGAGGTGGACAAGGCTTTGCTGGAATCCGGCCTGACGGCTGAGGTGGCTGATGACATCTACCGCCTGACATCGTTGGCCAAACTGCGCGACCGCTTTGTAATTCCTCCGGCACATCGCGAAGAGGCGATTGAGATGCTGGAAGAAACACACGAACGCAAAGGCAATACGGGATTCGGATTCACTAAAAAACCAAATCGAGGATTATAA